Proteins encoded within one genomic window of Hermetia illucens chromosome 2, iHerIll2.2.curated.20191125, whole genome shotgun sequence:
- the LOC119648983 gene encoding myocardin-related transcription factor A isoform X3, translated as MQSSKEWNSKGRIITKKCTLKVKLMVRRPITQLVEQGIIPPLKTSPAIHEQCKQLERAKTGDLLKAKIQQRPDRQELERRHILEHDESHVDPSLAEKQRMLKKARLADQLNSQISHRPGPLELIKKNILHTEQPIERIVKEGLVSFKATSEGLLNRPQQPNSYITFEDDSQSSESDTRTSPARSDVIEAAAASAGIVTYALTIPTSGGTILQTKFHPTLIPTAASTAYIPPPPPLPNATNANKSTEQIQVKQDTSHRFAELCQSVAGPSPSPNFLPSAASPASLGSSTSTLSPLSSVASPPQSTTPRPAQSPLQQIQQSQKCDAPGKDKNRKKSKSKPVSKARTIKFHEYKGPPNAQKNSSLEPCTKESSYQLMLEQQNCLLRFLENLHKNRTILPAPPKTASSSIDGSVQSQPSNSTPMPSPALSVASSIPSSPAPSHSESVTVTTAPTTASDVAKLEKMKVSDLKAHLKKRNLPVSGPKPQLIERLRPYLPLESLESSNAPETMCSETCDGDVVNSPRQSFSPESEHESMDIQQVDSPSPSVISLSNDDIVREQQRKIDELQRQLELSKQELLQIKQNQQVMVVEQPTPPPPPINQKLVVKQQLEAKIQKQQAKQQAQLALRNKTPALIKPKEEPKPQPQPQPIQIQTHHPVQPQPINQIPIVWNGDTATVLLLGVQDNKKLVGGHQRTASLPSILLPIPTTTAPQTIQTIDQLIETKPIINQVIATHETIPQLQPTAEIKPPPPLYEEATKQLNSSNALKQENATVKKHIKSDNLTDILNILVKNGDISPSALDPTTPSTPGSVIMTQEILFNHSGPGSQIVQTHTHLDSQQQPAQLQQVRLQSQPQAQHVQLQIQPQPQQQLQQRSNSAQKAEVNVFDASLLLNTPQTPIQNMDLASPLQPDCHIDTENVASALDTFLQEHSVEPPANGDMAPYDDFDLLELMSQQLDMDISDETPCQNYTPMETNANASNTSSYQKSGLSSKRGMNPCLQPSINELIQQQEQQGSNNNGGSSASNNNDSSLNCNGLLNGFDPNSFDLGGSNNNFASTPMDVCDDFESHLNSFSFSSLSPDSNINTPPHPFSSALSTSTCSGSGAHNPLDFNHSSNSNGQLMNGTSDVDAFGSSGVNQDNLPELFNIDDYKMGWSVDFAV; from the exons CGCTGAAAGTGAAATTGATGGTGAGACGGCCCATAACACAACTTGTAGAACAAGGAATTATTCCAC caCTGAAAACATCGCCGGCTATACATGAACAATGCAAACAACTAGAGCGTGCCAAAACTGGAGACTTGCTCAAAGCCAAAATTCAACAGAGACCAGATCGTCAAGAGTTGGAAAGGCGGCACATTCTGGAACATGACGAAAGCCATGTCGACCCCAGTCTTGCAGAAAAGCAGCGAATGCTCAAGAAAGCTCGCCTGGCCGACCAGCTGAACTCGCAAATTTCACATCGTCCGGGACCACTAGAACTAATTAAGAAGAATATCCTGCACACGGAACAACCGATTGAGCGGATAGTAAAGGAGGGCCTTGTTTCTTTCAAAGCCACAAGCGAAGGTCTCCTAAATCGACCGCAGCAGCCAAATAGTTATATTACATTCGAAGATGATTCCCAAAGCTCGGAAAGCGATACTCGCACAAGTCCGGCACGCAGCGATGTAATTGAGGCGGCAGCCGCTTCGGCGGGCATCGTAACTTATGCTCTAACAATTCCAACAAGCGGTGGAACTATTTTACAGACAAAGTTCCATCCAACTTTAATTCCAACGGCAGCGTCGACGGCTTATATCCCGCCCCCGCCACCGCTGCCGAATGCAACTAACGCCAATAAGTCAACCGAACAAATCCAAGTCAAACAGGATACATCGCATCGGTTCGCTGAATTGTGTCAATCTGTGGCTGGACCCAGTCCGAGTCCTAATTTCTTGCCATCAGCTGCTAGTCCTGCCTCTTTAGGCTCTAGCACCAGCACACTGAGTCCTTTGTCGTCAGTGGCGTCGCCGCCCCAATCGACAACACCACGGCCAGCACAGTCTCCGTTGCAGCAAATCCAACAGTCGCAAAAATGCGATGCCCCGGGAAAGgataaaaacaggaaaaaaagcAAATCTAAGCCTGTTTCGAAAGCACGAACCATCAAATTCCATGAATATAAGGGTCCACCAAATGCACAGAAGAACAGCTCCTTAGAGCCTTGCACGAAAGAGTCATCATATCAACTCATGTTGGAGCAACAAAACTGTTTATTACGATTTTTGGAGAACCTCCACAAAAATCGAACCATACTTCCCGCGCCACCGAAAACCGCCAGCAGCTCCATAGATGGGAGTGTGCAAAGCCAACCTTCGAATTCAACTCCCATGCCATCACCCGCCTTATCAGTAGCTTCTTCAATTCCATCGAGCCCTGCCCCAAGCCATAGCGAGTCAGTGACCGTGACGACAGCCCCCACAACAGCCTCCGATGTTGCCAAACTTGAAAAGATGAAAGTATCTGATTTGAAGGCGCACCTGAAGAAACGGAACCTTCCAGTATCGGGTCCGAAACCGCAATTGATTGAACGCCTCAGGCCGTATTTACCGCTGGAATCACTGGAGTCGTCTAATGCTCCCGAAACAATGTGTAGTGAGACGTGTGACGGTGATGTAGTTAATTCGCCCCGCCaatcattttctccagaatCAGAACATGAGAGCATGGACATACAGCAAGTGGACTCACCAAGTCCCTCAGTAATTTCTTTGAGTAATGACGACATTGTCCGAGAGCAACAAAGAAAAATTGATGAACTTCAACGGCAGCTGGAACTCAGCAAGCAGGAACTGTTGCAAATCAaacagaaccaacaagtcatgGTTGTCGAGCAGCCAACACCTCCACCACCTCCAATAAATCAGAAGCTAGTTGTCAAACAACAGTTGGAGGCAAAGATCCAGAAACAGCAAGCAAAACAACAAGCACAGTTGGCCCTTCGGAATAAGACACCTGCCTTGATAAAACCGAAGGAGGAGCCAAAACCGCAACCCCAGCCACAACCAATACAGATTCAAACCCATCATCCCGTTCAGCCACAGCCGATCAACCAAATTCCTATTGTTTGGAACGGCGACACAGCCACCGTGCTGCTTCTTGGCGTCCAGGACAATAAGAAACTTGTTGGCGGACATCAGCGCACCGCGTCACTTCCTAGCATTTTGTTGCCAATCCCCACGACAACCGCACCGCAAACCATTCAAACTATTGACCAGTTGATTGAAACCAAACCCATAATCAACCAGGTGATTGCCACCCATGAGACTATTCCACAGTTGCAGCCAACGGCAGAAATCAAACCTCCTCCACCTCTATATGAGGAGGCAACCAAGCAGCTGAACTCCTCCAATGCTTTGAAGCAGGAAAATGCAACGGTGAAAAAGCATATTAAATCCGACAACTTGACAGATATACTAAATATTCTTGTGAAAAATGGGGACATATCACCTAGCGCGTTGGATCCCACAACACCCTCCACCCCAGGTAGTGTGATCATGACGCAGGAGATTTTGTTCAATCACAGTGGGCCGGGCTCGCAAATTGTTCAGACACACACGCATTTGGACTCCCAACAGCAGCCGGCGCAATTACAGCAGGTTCGACTCCAGTCGCAACCACAGGCGCAGCATGTGCAGTTGCAAATTCAACCCCAGCCCCAGCAACAGCTGCAACAACGTTCTAACTCGGCCCAGAAGGCGGAAGTTAACGTTTTCGACGCATCTTTACTTCTCAACACTCCACAGACACCTATCCAAAATATGGATTTGGCTTCCCCCCTCCAGCCGGATTGTCATATTGATACTGAGAACGTGGCCAGTGCATTGGACACGTTTTTGCAGGAGCACAGTGTAGAGCCGCCGGCCAATGGAGACATGGCTCCCTATGATGACTTCGACTTACTCGAGTTAATGAGCCAGCAATTGGATATGGACATTAGCGACGAAACTCCATGCCAGAATTATACTCCAATGGAAACCAACGCCAACGCGTCAAACACATCCTCGTATCAGAAAAGTGGGTTGAGTTCAAAGCGAGGAATGAATCCTTGCTTGCAGCCATCGATCAATGAACTCATCCAACAGCAGGAGCAGCAAGGTTCCAATAACAATGGGGGAAGCAGCGCTAGCAACAATAATGACTCTTCCCTCAACTGCAATGGGCTTTTGAATGGTTTCGACCCCAACTCCTTCGACTTGGGAGGAAGCAACAACAACTTCGCCAGTACACCCATGGATGTCTGCGACGACTTCGAGTCGCACCTGAATAGCTTCAGCTTCTCTAGTCTCTCCCCCGACTCAAACATCAACACCCCGCCCCATCCCTTCTCGTCTGCCCTCTCGACGTCCACCTGCAGTGGCTCGGGGGCGCACAACCCTTTGGACTTCAACCACAGCTCGAATTCCAATGGGCAGTTGATGAACGGAACAAGCGACGTGGATGCATTTGGAAGCAGTGGGGTGAACCAGGACAACTTGCCCGAGCTGTTCAACATTGATGACTACAAAATGGGATGGAGTGTAGATTTTGCTGTGTAA